ttaaacCAATAGTCAtttataataactaaattttcTAATCAATAGTGgcaaataaatttatctttttatgcttatcattttataacttgaattgaaataaaatctcatttcacaattcaCGCCGGTAGTTATGAGATAAATTATACTTCCCTTCACAACAATAAAAGCTACTTAAGTATGAATGCACGTGTAAAAATACATTATGAGTAAAAACACAAGATGCACAAAATCATACCAGCGACAATAATTTTAAacgaaaatattaatttttaatctatattaaAAGACTATACAGACAACCAATCCTAATTTTTTATGAACTTGTATTAATGttctctaaaaatataaatcaatcaATGTATTAGTAGTCTCATACATAATTAATATCCTAAAATAATtccatcaataaaatttaatcttgcataaaaatccaaatttatcACAAGTAAagtcataaatttaattttttagagatTAATCAATAgcttcaaaagaaaagaaaaattcttaTCAAATTAGAAACCTActtaaaagaattttgaaaGACATAATTTATCTTGTAAAAGTTATGGAGAGAGTgtgacaaaataaaaatatttaaaaaaagaatgatgaaagttaaaagaaaatagaaaatatttaagttttcttagaTTTGAATgatcatttttctattatttttgtgAGAGGGTACATGactcaatttataaattattattattttgttaaatttcatTGATCCCATAATCGGCTCCGCCACCAAAGTTGGTATAACACTTTTAAATCTAAAagacttagggtgggtttggatgggcgattgggtgcggtgcggtgcgtttagtttactttttgtctcacgctacagtatcgctacagtgcctaatctcaccgccaccgctgtttttacactaaccgcaggtaaacgcgcCGTCTATCTAAACTCACCCTTAAGAACGTAAAAatcttttcaattctttttaaaagaaaaataattaaatttttattcttttttattttcactcaattgaatatttaaaccattaaaatgtatcaaaaaaaattctttgactATTAACTCTAACGATCAATTGTTAAAGTTAAAGGcctcattttcaattatttttgccGCATATCACATGGTGGTTGTGACATGTGGGAAAAAactgatgaaattttattaaaatccatacaaattataaaaataatacaaaaataatattaaaaattatcaaaaatattaaaattatagagaaaaaacaaatgatgttatttttcatatttgcaTGTCTGCATGTAATTAATTCCCGTCACGGATTTACCAGACCAAACCTTTTATTGATGCTTGCCTGTTTGGTTGTATTGGGAATGAAACTAAAGCTGATTAGAGTGAATGAACCAGCAAAGTTGGCTCAAGTACTGCTGAATTGATACTTAAAAACCCCCTCAAAACAGGGATTAGACATGTTGACAAAATCATGGgtgtaaataaaatatgaaaatacatgtttatatgtttgattaaaatcatgtttagtattcattaattattaatttggaaTGGCAATGTAAATTTGGAATTAATAACCAAATAGTATGAGCTTGAGAGTAGAATTTCATGGTAGAAAAACCGGTATTTCTTGGCTCCTACTTAACTATTTATTTCACCCAGTTTTATCACTCAATTGGCATcgtaaaaaaagagagagaaagaaagagacaAGCTCTGCAGTACTTTGATCCttcttttatacattttttactTCAACTGGTTGTTGATTTGATCTGCAAAATGAAAGTAATCTAttgtaattctatttttttatgcattttgctATTTATGGCTAGGTTGAACTAGGTTTGGTTCGGATTCAAGTTCAGTCCAACtcaaaatatatgtttaaaattttgtccaaatcagtttatatttacaaaaaaaattaatccaaatCCATTTTAGGCCCgctcatattattttaagaaaattatattattttaatttaattttttttatttattgaaaatgtttatatagtcatcttaacattattttaatgtttacattagagtagtattatatatttaatatatgtttatcttttaatgtattataaattacataatataaagtattataaacttaaaaataggtcGGGCTtgggccttgaatgttcaaaaaaaattagggcCTAATTTTAAACCCTCTCAAAatgggcctaatttttttgcccaagccctcTCAAATTTCGGGAGAACCTTAAGGCCTAGGTGGGTAGCCCGACCCATGAATAGGTATAGCCGATACCCAATTGAGTGAAGGAAAAAACAATGGCTTAATTGGGCTAGCTTCGAGGCTTTTTACACGCTTAAGCCTTTTTATTGACATACGTTCTTTTGCTTTGGCATAATgacttttttacaaaaaaaaaattatttttgtcttccatttaatttttcaccttttttagcccttaaacttgtatttttttgtcaaatcaccccaaaatgggTGGAAAAATTAATGTGTATTAACTTTGCTAATGTGACATACACTTGGATGCCATGTTagcaactaattaattttaaaaaatcaaaaaattataaaaaattattttaaaaattattaaaaatatttttaattaaaaaaattaattaattgctaacatgGCATACACGTGGCAATTCACTTGTATGTCACgttaacaaagttaacaaacgctAACCTTTCATCCCTTTTGGGATGCTTTAAcaaataatacaattttaaaggttcaaagaattaaataattaaacaaatgacaaaatgaatttttctataaattagAGAGccaaaaaattcattatatgttataaaataaagagagatggggagaataaagaacaaagaaaatatgaaagcaacagagaatgtactttattgatcaaaagatgtgattacaatgcttcatcagagtatctatttataggcataaggaGTATAGAAGAAGTAGAAatataattctaataactattagaatttaaaggtCCATCTACTTAAtcccttggatgtccattggtagataatgtgcctcgttaaaaccttattaggaaaaaccctgtgagataaaaacttaatgaaggaaaaagagtacacaatctataatacacataatatgctgcctcattaaaaaACTTACCaagaaaacccaatgggacaaaacctcggtTAAGGAAAAAATAGTACAACgcgtatttactccccctcatgaaaacataacatactttctcatattctacgtattcaatcttgaatactagtttttcaaatgactatttgaatgtattgcTAAGCAAttatatcaccattcttttgaaaatcatgagtgagggaaaattttggggaagcatattttgatctctttaggagtttcaacaataatcataacaaactttaatcataatccttctataaaaatacaaataggcattttggatcattttataatccactttcaactactattgactaagtcaaatttaccacatatgttcaattatttcaatttatataaatgaataatttcgagaatttcaatatgcttctagcattctaaatcctttaaggattttaatataaactttactatatagtgatttaTAAAGATTGTAACAACTACCATTAGacgcaagttaaatcttttatgaattgtcaaaataatatgtctaaaggttattgtatccaccacaaaagaatattatatcttttcataatcaataccAGTACTTagtgaaaaacttcatatttttattctgtttttgcaaaactacttcatttgcaccctcactagctttatacctttagatatttggactactggtccaaaaaTTCCACGAATTTAGTTGTACTTAAGTTGCgcctttctattttgatcaatttatttcatatatatatttctcaatagatttattcaatatcttccttttatttcattatttcaataataatattgcatgcaaaatcattgtcgaccacttttattaatcggttccacattttctcgaattgacataacttatcgagatctcttattttcattattttaaaatccagTTTCAGGTATTTGAATCTCTTCtgaagttttacttattagttatgtcttgggtctcttctggagcacccgcctccactatataaccatctagaagaatttttatatttggaaccgatcaatctattattttattccaaCTGATTGTCCTATTGGGactttgatttaaataaaaatattagatgaTATATAAACACTTGGTTATTCttattaagtttgtaaatacatctaacagttaacttgtaatgagttattcttattgaacttctggttcaaattactctccccctaactcattacaagttattaattttctccccctaatgtcgggaaaactatcaaatcaaaattgtaattaatatatattcccaactttctttgaggattcactcatctttgtgcgttgtggtggagcaattgaaacatatacgcacatacaaaaattcaaagatgagaaatatttagctcttgatcAAAAATCAACTGTAATGGGGAGTATctataacttattggcttgatgcgtacaatacgtaaatcaacataatctcatgttgaaatagaaagtttagttctcataaataattatttagacATTAATTAGAAgtgttcaatcaataatttctctaaatcaTTATGCTAAACTTTTAcgaagtttttcaaactcaatcaataaaagattaatatatAAACTCATCAAGATTAGCAAGATAAATTGTCTTAATTACatgatctgaaattaattatttaaacaatcaatcttgcaaacgacatgttgcaaattgataacacatatgtggttattttgtagatgcatctaccaaaatcatatgatatcaaaatcatccacatggtggatgaatagGCCCATATTCATTTCGAAATGCAAtacattaaatatcaattttaactagtgagtttctaagaaccattttcattgagaacaaataacaaataagaatactttatattaaagaaccttctagttctttaatgaatgttcaTATagattctcaattaattttcaaatcatttaTGATTCAGGATGGTCTAAATGGTTATGCCAAGTAGTAAACGCATTACTTCTGGTTTACTTCAACGttgtgtttcaattgtactaaattgtaacaaattaataattttactatcattccttttactttgtatccacatataagtgctattgtgacatttactactggaaatgtctaaatcaatgtgaatattataatgtcactaagtccacaaaataaatataatttccaaacaattatatgcaatatttaattcagaaaatgtcaaaatcttcaaatatctaaaaaaaaattttgcaacttgaggtgcatccaaccataacgagctttagacagaattatcatattttattgctCATGAACAGAtctttcacagtcaaatattttgcttcTAACCCCTTAATgaggatgatgacaaaagaagattACAAAGATAATCagaatcaattcaatttaataacaagaaTAATCAATAACTTAATCCTCcctttttcatcctttcaaaatagatatttataacaatagtgattcatatgaaatataatattttcctcattcaaaatatcaatataagatccattataaatatattttaaaaccaaaggattaaccatcacaagatattaatatattagctcttctagagctttcgactaattttgtactatcaatcttgaaataatatttgtttgttttagtaccaaataagataaatattttctatctataatgatagaatttattactacattctcatatccttcctcaaagaatattaacaaaataaaatatcatatgtggccaataatatttcatatcacattgataacataagttatctttaccctttgaagagttatcttgagaactcttattgttctcttatttattactatgttcccacttttagtggtccatgagtatatcttttattttttttatttttacattcacTTCAGGAAATGCAACAAATCTGGTAGGATAGACTTCTAAACGtctctattgattttttatttcataatcaacATCATAAACATATGTGGATTTTAAATCAGAAGCTATccattcatgttgtcatgattattctccaattataataaatatgatataataaatataacatagtaaaatatacttgaagatctttaacatcatcatcatcaccttgactattatcacgagcatccATTTTGAGATTGAATCTTTCAACATCTTAAAGATTGATTTGTGAGACGACTtcgaaagattttgaaaaaatagagaattatcttgctgataacgtgttataaaataaagagaggtgagagaataaataacaaagaaaatatgaaagcaacatggaatgtactttattgatcaaaatgggtgattacaatgcttcatcagagtctctatttataggcataagaagtatagaagaagtagagatctaattctaataactattagaatttaaaacacaccaaaattttatcttaattatgatggacatccacttaataagatattcataacattatatatattgttatatgTGACTTGGTAACGAGAAAAAACAGTTAACCATAAATCAGATTTCAAATAAACCGTAAATACCTCTATAAAGTTTCTAGAATTACGGATTGACtacttctatattttttttcaaggaCCACTGGAGGGATTATTGTAGTCGAGTAGGAGGAAAGAGGTTAATTTGGTAAGCGACTCTccttaaaataaacaagcttTTAATCCTCCTATTCAGTTATTCATGTATTTGTAttccacttttattattttgattatatgcTAATTCTACTTTTAAGAATTACAaagtaaattgtttttaagttattttattactttatatttttaatatagaaattaaaatagtaaattacgCCCATATAAtacaatttaaacttatttctctaaaatttttaatatttatattttatcattaatcaaattcgtatttactatttatattatttttataaatatatttattaattaattttatttcttcagtGTGTATGATAATCtaatttgtatataattttaatatattaataatcaCACTATCAATTAAGTTATTGGTATAAtcttaaatgaattatatttatttaagtgaCCAATTTACGTCTATTCTTATGTCACCAAGTTAGAACTTTAGTCTGACAAATCATGTGACTTTAGGCAATTTCTTGGGTTCAAATCTGTCTAAGTCAGCTTTACTCTCGAAAAATGAGAATTCATGTAGAaattctcgaaaaatgaaaaatggtcTAATGTATTTCAGTTCAGGCGGTATGTAAGTAAGTTATATTCATTGAAATTTGTACAACTAGATTGACCCTACATTTGTATTAGAGTGGTAACACCTGAGATTCGGATCCGGTTTATCGAATCGAgcttggggtgttacaatcacaATTGTACCTTGATTaattatcaattcaataaaatttctaaaccaaaattaaatataattctaaataaactcataaatatataataatatttacggacttaCTCGTCAGAAATAAGATTTCGAAGCCACCGTTTTTCGACACTATTAAAAATAGAGCTATTACACTTACCATTGCCATTCTTTGTCGACATATCTTTATCTCCCCCACCATTGCCCTTTGGTTTGAGTTTGGGCATGGAAGactcaaatttttttgacttcTTAGCACCCAACTCAAGAAGTGACTCCGCAATGGTCATGGCTTTGGTAAGTTCCTCAACCCCACGACGCTCCAATTCTTGCTTAACCTACGACTTCAACTCATccatgaagaagaagaatgtcTCATTCTCACTCAGATCAGTGATTTGGAGCATTAGCTCACTAAACTCCTTCACATACTCCCTAATTGTGCCTTGTAGCGAGAACTTATGCAACTTAGCTTGAGCCTCCTTCTCGGCATATTGTGGGTAAAACtagtccttaaaatttttttggaactCAACCTAAGTCTTAATTTTGGTCCCAGCTCGCTTTTCATATGTGGACTTACAACGCCACCATAAAATACTgacatcaataaaatatatggaaacAATACTTACCTTAGCATCACCATCCTTAATACAAAGAAGTAGTGCtccatttttcataaaaaaattttccacTTCCCTTGCAAAGCTTgccccttaaaattttttagttttgggACATCAATCTTACGGCTTGGTGTCTCACtcaaaaccctttttttctCACAACAACTTTGCACGCAGCGAACTCTTCCTCAAgctctttgattttttttgttcaaagtCATCACTATGGCTTCGAGAGCATCATTCTTTTTTGATAGCTTACCCACAACAATGTTGAGGAGCACTTGCAGTGTGTCCATATCGAAACTAAAGGCCTGCGCCACATATTCCTTGAACTGCTCTTTCATCGGGTCCAACTCAACTGTGCGACCCTCAACAACCTTAAGTGTTTCCTTCACTTCACCCTATGGATTCTTCGAGATGAACTACATGACTTTTCAAAGTCGACAACATATCTCTCGATCTACTATTTTTCCTTCCCCTCCTAGCACGGGTCTGCATCGGGACATTCCACTCATTTACTCTTTTTGTCATCGCAATTGGTGTCTTTGATCACTAACTTGTACCAACTGTCATGGAGTTAGAACTTTAGTCTGGTAAGCCATGCAACCTTAAGCAATTTCTTAGGTTCAAATCTGCCTAAGTTAGCCTTACTCTCGAAAAATGATAATTCACACAGCAATTTTCAAAGACACCAAAACAAAGCGGAAGCAAActcgaaaaagaaagaagccacaaacgaacaaaaaaaaatatctcacaccaagtgtttgagtaaatgatCTCAAAATATTATTGAACTCAATAATGGAATGAATACAAAAGAATGAGGAGGGCTCTATTTATAGTAGACCTCCCCTATATCTAACGGTACAAATCAAATTACAATGATGACTCAGATTAGTTCTCATCTATAATAAGAGAGTtctaagggatttaaactctTTACACTTTATCCTTTAGGATTTACAATATTTATcctagtaaaaatacaatttatagtTTAACCATGATTCAAGTAGATGGGGCTTGAGTCTCTTCCAAGTAATGAGCTAGTCTCGTCGGGTCGAATAACCCCCAATAAACAAGAGAGATCAAAGTGTGCCTAGATCACATACTCTTTTGTGCGGTCTGTGACGCTTACATCTCCTACTCAaccattaataaaaaaaattactttcatCTTAGTTTAAATATCACAACTAATCTTTTaagtattttcaaaattttgaaatcaattatttgttttaactaatttaatttttaaaatataatttaaaatactacattttataattttaaatgttaatagtaataaatttaaataataaaatattgtaaccaccaaaaattagaatatgaaaaattattgcGACAAAgtgatatatttgaatattgatATTATTTGCATAATGATTAATTTGACCTCAACTTTATCAAAAAGTCGTTTTgatctctatttaattttttacttcttttaacatttaaactagtgttatttgtcaaatcatccaaaataaattgaaaagataaatttgttaatgtGACATACATAGATGGATTTCCACAGATGCCATGAtgacaattaattaatttttaaatattaaaaattaaaaatataaaaagtataaaaatattaaaaaattgtattttttaaaattaattaattgctaacttGACATCGTCACATCAGCAAAATTAGTagatgttaatttttgtttattttgaattatttgtcaaataagacaagtttaagggctaaaaaataaaattaaataaaacaaaataactttttaaaaaaattagagtattaaataaattattattcctATATATATTGGGTGAACTTATGCCTAAGATATAATTGTATCAAGATCAGTTTACTTCTCTATCTACAAATCtaaccaaaaattgaaaagaaaaactaatttaatattaattatcttaCTCTATCTCTAACCCGAACCAAACCCTAAATAAACCCCACCATACAGCCTTGCCACCTCTATAGCATGCCCCTTTTGTATTCTTTCCCTTTCAGTTTTCGTCCTTATATCCCAAACCAAAGCAAACCAAACTCAAAAAACCCAATCTTCTTCTTTAATCTATGGCCGTTGAAGCTTCGCATCTCAATCTCTTCTCTCCTTAATTCTTAGCGTACATGTTCCTTTTAAGCGTTTAAGACTGAAACCAAATGATCATACATTCAGATCCAACCACCTACCTCTAACGTCTATTGCATTCATTCTCTTAATGATGAATCCTATTGAAGCAAACGGCAATATGTTTGAAACCCAGATGGTATATGGAGTTCCGACGGTGGCGACTCAAGGATTTCTTCCTTTACATAACTCTTTGGTTACCGATTCCTTCATCCATCGAAAGCCTACGGCAGCGATCAAATCGGAGAGTAGTTTGACGTACAACAATCTTCCTTTACCCAGGAAGCGTTCCAGAGATTCCGCTATGGTTTCTTTCCCTTCTCCACCTCACAAAAGCAACGAAGCTTGCtctcgtttttcttttcttggccATGATATCTCCCTTCACATGGAGCAGCAACAGTTGGATATTGATCGCCTCATCTCACAACATGTAAGCCTAAAGAACAAGATCAATTGTTTAGTTTTATCGATTGcttttaaagtttgagaattGATGGAGTCTggattttttgtgtttatatagATGGAGAAAATGAGGGTGGagatagaagaaaaaaagaagaggcaAGCAAGGAAAATAATGGAAGCCATTGAAGAAAGAGTAATGAAGAAACTTCGagtcaaagaagaagaaatggaga
This sequence is a window from Gossypium raimondii isolate GPD5lz chromosome 5, ASM2569854v1, whole genome shotgun sequence. Protein-coding genes within it:
- the LOC105766247 gene encoding probable BOI-related E3 ubiquitin-protein ligase 3, which codes for MMNPIEANGNMFETQMVYGVPTVATQGFLPLHNSLVTDSFIHRKPTAAIKSESSLTYNNLPLPRKRSRDSAMVSFPSPPHKSNEACSRFSFLGHDISLHMEQQQLDIDRLISQHMEKMRVEIEEKKKRQARKIMEAIEERVMKKLRVKEEEMEKIEKINWALEERVKSLCIENQIWRDLAQTNEATATALRSNLEQILATAQQVKVDKRNRGVGLEAAADDVDDAQSCCGSSWDVEKNGDGGRLCRTCREEESCVLLLPCRHLCSCTVCAPRLHICPICKSPKNASLHIKMS